One region of Chryseobacterium sp. C-71 genomic DNA includes:
- a CDS encoding DNA polymerase beta superfamily protein — MTIQDIKSRNLILFQAISGSRSFGLETENSDTDIRGVYYLTKEDFFGLNYIPQISNETNDISYYEIGRFVELLQKNNPNILEILASPEDCIQHKNPLMGLLKPEDFLSKLCKDTFAGYAISQIKKAKGLNKKILNPIEKEKKSILDFCYILENNSSIPLKKWLSENGRIQEKCGLVNIDNTKGMFAVFYNESGDLGYKGIIQNEEANQVSVSSIPKGEKSVAFMFCNLDAYSTYCKDYREYWKWVCERNEDRYNVNQNHGQNYDSKNMMHTIRLLQSCEQIFKTNSLNIRVENRDELLDIKAGNWSYDDVMKKAETLIQSIEYHHSISTLPEYPDLEKTTKTLVEIRENLYK, encoded by the coding sequence ATGACCATTCAAGATATAAAATCCCGCAACCTCATCCTCTTCCAAGCCATCTCCGGAAGCCGCTCCTTCGGCCTCGAAACAGAAAACTCAGACACAGACATCCGAGGAGTATATTATTTAACGAAAGAAGATTTTTTCGGCTTAAATTATATTCCGCAGATTTCTAATGAAACGAATGACATTTCGTATTATGAAATTGGGAGATTTGTAGAATTATTACAGAAAAACAATCCGAATATTTTAGAAATTCTGGCAAGTCCGGAAGATTGTATTCAACATAAAAATCCGTTAATGGGTTTGTTGAAGCCTGAAGATTTCCTTTCCAAATTATGCAAAGATACCTTTGCAGGATATGCAATTTCGCAGATCAAAAAAGCAAAAGGACTCAATAAGAAGATTTTAAATCCTATTGAAAAGGAAAAAAAATCTATTCTTGATTTCTGTTATATTTTAGAAAATAACAGCTCCATACCGTTGAAAAAATGGCTTTCAGAAAACGGAAGAATTCAGGAAAAATGCGGATTGGTGAACATCGACAACACCAAAGGAATGTTTGCCGTTTTCTACAATGAATCGGGAGATTTAGGCTACAAAGGAATCATCCAGAACGAAGAAGCCAATCAGGTTTCCGTTTCATCGATTCCAAAAGGAGAAAAATCGGTGGCTTTTATGTTCTGTAATCTTGACGCCTACTCCACGTACTGCAAAGATTACCGAGAATACTGGAAGTGGGTTTGTGAAAGAAATGAAGACCGTTACAACGTCAATCAAAACCACGGACAAAACTACGACAGCAAAAACATGATGCACACCATTCGCCTTTTGCAGTCGTGTGAGCAGATTTTTAAAACCAATTCTTTAAATATCCGTGTGGAAAACCGTGATGAATTATTAGATATCAAAGCCGGAAACTGGTCTTATGATGATGTTATGAAGAAAGCCGAAACCTTGATTCAGTCGATTGAATACCATCATTCGATCTCGACACTTCCGGAATATCCTGATCTAGAAAAAACAACAAAAACTTTAGTGGAAATAAGAGAAAATCTATACAAATAA
- a CDS encoding HopJ type III effector protein: MLFEQLEKSAEEIQFKDVIAFIDEHYDFTPTKFTNGNIVNEADQNNGSCKVFSFAKLNDLPKEDTLNLFGEFYREDVLKNPEGTDHQNIRNFIEYGWDGISFEGKALKRK, encoded by the coding sequence ATGTTATTTGAACAATTAGAAAAATCAGCGGAAGAAATACAGTTTAAAGATGTCATTGCATTTATTGACGAACATTACGATTTTACTCCAACAAAATTTACCAACGGAAATATCGTGAACGAGGCAGATCAGAACAATGGTTCTTGTAAAGTTTTCAGTTTTGCGAAGCTGAATGATTTGCCAAAAGAAGATACTTTAAACCTTTTCGGAGAGTTTTACCGGGAAGATGTTTTGAAAAATCCTGAAGGTACAGATCACCAGAATATCAGAAATTTTATTGAATATGGCTGGGATGGGATTTCTTTTGAAGGGAAGGCTTTGAAGAGGAAGTAA
- a CDS encoding polyribonucleotide nucleotidyltransferase: MSIPQAITETIILADGREITIETGKLAKQADGSVVVKIGGTMLLATVVASKEAKDGVDFLPLTVDYREKFYAGGKIPGNFFRREARPSDQEILTMRLVDRVLRPLFPEDFHAEVQVMISLISYDGQSIPDDLAGLAASAAIAITDIPFNGPMSEVRVVRIDGKLAVNPNYEDLKLADLDIMVGATKDSIVMVEGEMKEISEAEMLEAIQFAHVEIKKQVEAQERLAEKVGKSLPKREYSHENHDEAIREKVWKETYDKVYEVAKIPSGKEERGEKFKAVLAEFLAQYVENAEELERVTPFAKVYFHDVEKEAMRQMILNDKIRLDGRDPQTIRPIWSEIDYLPGAHGSAIFTRGETQSLTAVTLGSVKDANMVDSVMVNYDERFFLHYNFPPFSTGEARPLRGTSRREVGHGNLAQRALANMIPEENPYTIRIVSDILESNGSSSMATVCAGTLALMDAGVQIKKPVSGIAMGLVTDVKSGKFTVLSDILGDEDHLGDMDFKVTGTADGITACQMDIKVQGLSMEIMEKALLQARDGRLHILDKLNETISAPREDVKPHAPKMVMLEISKDFIGAVIGPGGKIIQQMQKDTDTVIAIEEVGEIGRIEISGVSREKINEAIARINEITFVPTVGEVYQGKVVKVMDFGAFVAIAKGTEGLLHISEIEWARLDKVPYKEGDEVEVKFMGYDDRKKMKLSRKVLLPRPERPAQKPRPESQVNPEGKDQPGEHKPLNEA; encoded by the coding sequence ATGAGTATACCTCAAGCAATTACAGAGACGATCATTCTTGCAGACGGCAGAGAGATCACAATTGAAACAGGAAAATTAGCAAAACAGGCTGATGGTTCTGTGGTCGTAAAAATCGGCGGAACAATGCTTTTAGCAACTGTTGTAGCCAGCAAAGAAGCAAAGGATGGTGTAGATTTCTTACCATTGACAGTAGATTACAGAGAAAAATTCTACGCAGGTGGAAAAATTCCTGGAAACTTTTTTAGAAGAGAAGCTAGACCTTCAGATCAGGAAATCCTGACAATGCGTTTGGTAGACAGAGTTCTAAGACCACTATTCCCTGAAGATTTCCATGCGGAAGTTCAAGTGATGATTTCATTGATTTCTTATGACGGACAGTCAATTCCTGACGATTTAGCAGGTCTTGCAGCTTCGGCAGCAATTGCAATTACTGATATTCCTTTCAACGGACCGATGTCTGAGGTAAGAGTAGTAAGAATTGACGGGAAATTAGCGGTAAATCCTAATTATGAAGATCTTAAATTGGCTGACCTTGACATCATGGTGGGTGCAACTAAAGATTCTATCGTAATGGTGGAAGGTGAGATGAAAGAAATTTCTGAGGCAGAAATGCTTGAAGCAATCCAATTCGCTCACGTAGAAATTAAAAAACAAGTTGAAGCTCAGGAAAGACTAGCTGAAAAAGTAGGAAAGTCTTTACCAAAAAGAGAATACAGCCACGAAAATCACGACGAAGCAATTCGTGAGAAAGTGTGGAAAGAAACATACGATAAAGTATACGAAGTCGCAAAAATTCCTTCAGGAAAAGAGGAGAGAGGTGAGAAATTCAAAGCTGTTTTAGCTGAATTCTTAGCTCAATATGTTGAAAATGCTGAAGAGTTAGAAAGAGTAACTCCTTTCGCTAAAGTATATTTCCATGATGTGGAGAAAGAAGCGATGCGTCAGATGATTTTGAATGATAAAATCCGTCTTGATGGTCGTGATCCTCAAACGATTCGTCCGATCTGGAGCGAAATCGATTATTTACCGGGAGCTCACGGTTCTGCAATCTTCACAAGAGGTGAAACTCAATCTTTGACAGCTGTAACTTTAGGTTCAGTAAAAGATGCGAACATGGTAGACAGTGTAATGGTAAACTATGACGAAAGATTCTTCTTACATTATAACTTCCCGCCGTTCTCAACTGGTGAAGCTCGTCCTTTGAGAGGAACTTCAAGAAGAGAAGTTGGTCACGGAAACTTAGCTCAGAGAGCTTTGGCAAACATGATTCCGGAAGAAAATCCTTACACAATCCGTATCGTTTCTGATATTTTAGAATCAAACGGTTCATCTTCTATGGCGACTGTTTGTGCAGGAACTTTAGCATTGATGGATGCGGGTGTGCAAATCAAAAAGCCGGTTTCAGGGATTGCGATGGGATTGGTAACTGATGTGAAATCAGGTAAATTCACAGTACTTTCTGATATCTTGGGTGATGAAGATCACTTGGGAGATATGGACTTTAAAGTAACCGGAACTGCAGACGGAATCACCGCTTGCCAGATGGATATCAAAGTTCAGGGATTGTCTATGGAAATTATGGAAAAAGCGCTTCTACAGGCTAGAGACGGAAGATTGCATATTCTTGATAAATTAAATGAAACGATTTCTGCTCCAAGAGAAGACGTGAAGCCTCACGCTCCGAAAATGGTGATGTTGGAAATCTCTAAAGATTTCATCGGTGCGGTAATCGGACCTGGTGGAAAAATCATTCAGCAGATGCAGAAAGATACTGACACGGTTATCGCCATTGAAGAAGTTGGAGAAATCGGTAGAATCGAAATTTCTGGGGTTAGCAGAGAGAAAATCAACGAAGCGATTGCAAGAATCAACGAAATCACTTTTGTACCGACTGTAGGTGAAGTTTACCAAGGTAAAGTTGTTAAAGTGATGGATTTCGGAGCATTCGTAGCGATTGCAAAAGGTACTGAAGGTTTACTTCATATCTCTGAAATCGAATGGGCTCGTCTAGACAAAGTTCCTTACAAAGAAGGTGATGAGGTTGAGGTGAAATTTATGGGTTATGATGACCGTAAAAAAATGAAACTTTCAAGAAAAGTTTTGTTGCCAAGACCAGAAAGACCGGCACAAAAGCCAAGACCAGAAAGTCAAGTGAATCCTGAAGGTAAAGACCAGCCGGGTGAGCACAAGCCTTTGAATGAAGCTTAA
- a CDS encoding AAA family ATPase: MNKDCFTGKYLIAIGKTEWGDLKWTDASIATKKSIINRADIVFTAAESIADFTKAKSQLTNQGVNDLLLDCSDAHYFSTETDKDRIGNCNTWIKAQPTFEGLRQILHEPNQRVSIQQNIPDQKDEKLVITEVSFISTNNLFSNDTIYFNDNLNVIIGGKSSGKSILLYHIAKALYKDRSNEGVLKYFDTTDNKYKYFYDDLQNEFPFTLNVKLASGLEQSSDRNDTEPSYLPEIKYIPQNHLSNLVDRSKKNGNTLKELIKDLILENDDNDIFKDFDANINANNTEKSKDIDVFFDIKDTINTLKKDLQDKGSKDILITSIKSKRDEILELQKDISEENKALYNQYNEEIQKFTDENKKIVSDYGVLKSLNQKIKISLDQLLLDKNESINTLENEEIKTEFTVKYNFIQNSLDELNQIEKLLSLNENKSLINDSSIKNQLTFNNQKRIELQDKIKPLIGQKESQEKIERLQNYIQQENEKLEYIIKIEKQITQFTIELATQKEKIFSSIENNFNQYQKVITDLEPITKNIEHKDNDEIDIEGFTKFNFKKFKESIDNITDLRKLKAQNPFEYLYDNNLNNLSLINKTSIINELKNVFETIHTGNYPLIKDFNIKEACRILLENHFFDHWEVKSGSDTIHNMSTGKASFVLLKLIIKLSKSEAPILIDQP, translated from the coding sequence TTGAATAAGGACTGTTTCACAGGTAAATATCTTATTGCTATTGGAAAAACCGAATGGGGAGATTTAAAATGGACAGATGCCTCAATTGCAACAAAAAAATCAATAATAAACAGAGCAGATATAGTTTTTACAGCAGCAGAATCTATAGCTGATTTCACTAAAGCTAAAAGTCAATTAACCAATCAAGGTGTTAATGATTTATTGTTAGACTGTAGTGATGCTCATTATTTTTCAACAGAAACAGATAAAGACAGAATTGGAAATTGTAATACTTGGATTAAAGCTCAACCAACATTTGAAGGATTAAGACAAATTTTACACGAGCCTAATCAAAGAGTATCTATACAACAAAATATACCTGATCAAAAAGATGAAAAATTAGTAATCACAGAAGTATCATTCATTAGCACAAATAATCTTTTCTCTAATGATACTATTTATTTTAATGATAATCTTAACGTGATTATAGGTGGTAAATCCTCCGGAAAATCCATTTTACTATATCACATCGCCAAAGCTTTATATAAAGATCGAAGCAATGAAGGTGTTTTAAAATATTTTGATACTACTGATAACAAATACAAATACTTTTATGATGATCTGCAGAATGAATTTCCCTTTACTCTTAATGTTAAATTGGCATCAGGATTAGAACAATCCTCAGACAGAAATGACACAGAACCAAGTTATCTACCAGAAATTAAATACATACCACAAAATCATTTGTCCAATCTTGTTGATAGGAGTAAGAAAAACGGCAATACTTTAAAAGAACTTATTAAAGACCTTATTTTAGAAAATGATGACAATGATATATTTAAAGACTTTGACGCTAATATAAATGCTAATAATACTGAAAAATCAAAAGATATTGATGTTTTTTTTGACATTAAGGACACAATTAATACTTTAAAAAAGGATTTACAGGATAAAGGAAGTAAAGATATTTTAATTACAAGTATCAAATCTAAAAGAGATGAAATTTTAGAATTACAAAAAGATATTTCAGAAGAAAATAAAGCTTTATACAATCAATATAATGAGGAAATTCAGAAATTCACTGATGAAAATAAAAAAATCGTGTCTGATTATGGTGTATTAAAATCTTTAAATCAAAAAATAAAAATTTCATTAGATCAATTATTGTTAGATAAGAATGAGTCAATAAATACTTTAGAAAATGAGGAAATTAAAACTGAATTCACAGTAAAATATAATTTCATTCAAAATTCACTTGATGAACTCAATCAAATTGAAAAACTTCTCTCATTAAATGAAAACAAAAGCTTAATTAATGATAGTTCTATCAAAAATCAACTGACATTTAATAACCAAAAAAGGATAGAATTACAAGACAAAATAAAACCTTTAATTGGACAAAAAGAATCCCAAGAGAAAATAGAAAGATTACAAAATTATATACAACAAGAGAATGAAAAACTAGAATATATTATTAAAATTGAAAAACAAATAACACAGTTTACAATTGAATTGGCTACACAAAAAGAAAAAATTTTTAGCAGTATCGAAAATAACTTTAATCAATATCAAAAAGTAATTACCGATTTAGAACCAATAACAAAAAATATAGAACACAAAGACAATGATGAAATTGACATAGAAGGTTTTACTAAGTTTAATTTTAAAAAATTTAAAGAAAGTATAGACAATATTACTGATTTAAGAAAATTAAAAGCCCAAAATCCTTTTGAGTATTTGTATGATAATAATTTAAATAATTTATCTCTAATAAATAAAACAAGTATTATTAATGAATTAAAAAATGTTTTCGAAACTATCCATACAGGAAATTATCCTTTGATTAAAGACTTCAATATAAAAGAAGCTTGTAGAATTTTATTAGAAAATCATTTTTTTGACCATTGGGAAGTTAAATCTGGAAGCGATACAATACATAATATGTCGACAGGTAAGGCAAGCTTTGTTTTGTTAAAATTAATTATAAAATTAAGTAAATCTGAAGCTCCTATTTTAATTGACCAACCATAA
- a CDS encoding nucleotidyltransferase domain-containing protein: MTPKILEKLKEIEAKRNIEILLAVESGSRAWGFASPDSDYDIRFIYRHEKDWYLSPLDKDETIEFMTEDDLDGSGWDLRKTFHLLLKSNAALLSWFYSPIVYVKNEKFYELFKPLADSCFSPIAVSYHYLSMSKKYLEACRTDEVKLKSYFYCLRTALTGKWIVEKGTVPPVLFSELLVLVDDFTRAKIENLIALKATKGESYYHPNDWELFGFLEKMVKDNEERSKSLSAGKNDKNEMERVFREILI, from the coding sequence ATGACACCAAAAATATTAGAAAAATTAAAAGAAATAGAGGCAAAAAGAAACATAGAAATACTTCTTGCCGTTGAATCGGGAAGCCGGGCATGGGGTTTTGCGTCTCCCGACAGCGATTATGACATACGATTCATATACCGCCACGAAAAAGACTGGTATCTGTCGCCATTGGACAAAGATGAAACGATAGAATTTATGACCGAAGATGATCTTGACGGTTCGGGATGGGATCTTAGAAAGACTTTTCATCTCTTATTAAAGTCGAATGCGGCTTTGTTGAGTTGGTTCTACTCTCCTATCGTTTATGTAAAAAATGAAAAGTTTTATGAACTTTTTAAACCTTTAGCAGATTCCTGTTTTTCTCCGATAGCGGTTTCTTACCATTATCTGAGCATGAGCAAAAAATATCTCGAAGCCTGCAGAACCGATGAAGTAAAACTGAAAAGTTATTTCTACTGCCTTCGAACAGCCCTGACTGGAAAATGGATAGTAGAAAAAGGAACTGTTCCACCCGTTTTGTTCAGTGAATTGCTGGTTTTGGTCGATGATTTTACAAGAGCGAAAATAGAAAATTTAATCGCTTTAAAAGCTACAAAAGGAGAATCTTACTACCATCCGAATGACTGGGAATTGTTTGGATTTTTGGAGAAAATGGTGAAGGATAATGAGGAAAGGTCTAAAAGTTTATCAGCGGGAAAAAATGACAAAAATGAGATGGAAAGGGTTTTTAGAGAAATATTAATTTAA
- a CDS encoding 5-fold beta-flower protein — MKKGLIICSILFNLSIVCAQTIESGSRNTAGYIKSDGTIENKSHSTVGYIKSDGTVENKSHSTIGRIKSDGTIENKSGSTVGYVKKDGTVENSSHSAIGYIKDNGTVENSSHSTVGYANGIKKEWAAVAFFFFKIE, encoded by the coding sequence ATGAAAAAAGGACTAATCATTTGTTCTATTCTTTTTAATCTTTCTATTGTATGTGCTCAAACCATTGAATCGGGAAGCCGTAATACGGCAGGTTACATCAAATCAGACGGAACAATTGAAAACAAAAGTCATTCTACAGTAGGTTATATTAAAAGCGATGGTACGGTTGAAAACAAAAGCCACAGCACAATTGGGAGAATCAAAAGTGATGGCACAATAGAAAATAAAAGCGGTTCTACTGTAGGGTATGTTAAAAAAGACGGGACGGTAGAAAACAGCAGCCATTCAGCAATTGGGTACATCAAAGACAATGGAACGGTAGAAAACAGTAGTCACAGTACGGTCGGTTATGCTAATGGAATTAAAAAAGAATGGGCAGCGGTAGCTTTTTTCTTCTTTAAAATAGAATAA
- the rpsO gene encoding 30S ribosomal protein S15 translates to MYLTTEKKAEIFAKHGKSAQDTGTAEGQVALFTFRINHLSQHLKANRHDFATERSLVKLVGKRKSLLDYLKNKDITRYRAIIAELGLRK, encoded by the coding sequence ATGTACTTAACAACAGAAAAAAAAGCAGAAATTTTCGCAAAACATGGAAAATCTGCACAAGACACAGGAACAGCTGAAGGACAAGTTGCTCTTTTCACTTTTAGAATCAACCACTTATCTCAGCATTTGAAGGCTAACCGTCATGACTTTGCTACTGAGAGATCTTTGGTAAAATTAGTAGGTAAAAGAAAAAGTTTGTTAGATTACCTTAAAAACAAGGATATCACAAGATATAGAGCAATTATTGCTGAACTTGGATTAAGAAAATAA
- a CDS encoding ice-binding family protein produces MKKLLSMVVLSTSIFFSSQAMAQAPVLGTAADFALFSSNGAVSNTGLSQITGNVGTNNGASTNFGNVDGVMQDSNGASAAAAASLTIAYNQLNAAIPNFFPAPLLGNGQVLGAGTYSIGQSATLDNTLTLDGGGNANAVFIFKIQGAFSSTAASKVILTNGALACNVFWKIEGLVNLATNTEMKGTVIANNAAIVLNSGVSIEGRALSTTGAVTVSGVTVRTPIGCGSPILTGPVAPMLRSVACFTVFTGSGTVTNSGVSFVTGDIGSNVGLTTGFQANNVTGTIHSNPDSATAICALDLGTVYTYLNTLPTDIELLYPAAFGQNLVLTPHTYLLNAATVLNGTVTLNAQGNPDAVFVIKIVGALSTSTYANVVLQNQAQAKNVFWKVDGAISLNDYANFKGTVIGNNGAINLNTGTVIEGRVLSTTGAVSTASINAVMTPGCDLSTLAVSSSTHVSKPASFYPNPFSSVLNIILDDADKGSELMIFDAAGSKVLEKRLSDKNTQLQVKLPAGTYFYQLKNKDGKQKGGKLISKP; encoded by the coding sequence ATGAAAAAACTTTTAAGCATGGTAGTTTTGTCTACCTCAATTTTTTTCTCATCACAGGCAATGGCTCAGGCGCCGGTTTTGGGAACAGCTGCTGATTTCGCTCTCTTCTCATCCAATGGTGCAGTGAGCAACACCGGATTATCGCAAATCACCGGAAATGTTGGCACCAATAATGGCGCAAGTACCAACTTCGGAAATGTAGATGGGGTAATGCAAGATTCCAATGGAGCTTCAGCAGCAGCCGCCGCATCATTAACGATTGCTTATAATCAGCTGAACGCGGCAATTCCTAACTTTTTTCCTGCACCACTTTTGGGTAACGGACAAGTATTGGGAGCGGGAACCTATTCGATCGGGCAAAGTGCAACACTGGATAATACTTTGACTCTTGATGGAGGCGGAAATGCCAATGCAGTATTTATTTTTAAAATACAAGGCGCATTCTCTTCTACAGCTGCTTCTAAAGTAATACTTACCAATGGTGCACTTGCCTGTAATGTATTCTGGAAGATAGAAGGTTTGGTAAATCTTGCTACGAATACAGAAATGAAAGGAACGGTGATTGCAAACAATGCAGCAATAGTTCTGAACAGCGGCGTTTCTATAGAAGGACGTGCGCTGTCTACAACAGGTGCTGTTACAGTTTCGGGCGTTACAGTAAGAACACCTATCGGATGCGGATCACCGATTTTAACTGGTCCGGTTGCACCTATGCTAAGATCAGTTGCGTGTTTCACAGTTTTCACAGGTAGCGGAACGGTGACTAACTCAGGAGTTTCTTTTGTAACGGGAGATATTGGTTCTAATGTAGGACTTACAACGGGCTTTCAGGCTAATAATGTAACAGGAACAATTCATAGCAATCCGGATTCTGCTACTGCAATCTGTGCACTGGATCTTGGTACGGTTTACACTTATCTGAATACTTTACCGACAGATATTGAGTTGCTTTATCCTGCTGCTTTTGGGCAAAACTTAGTGCTGACGCCGCATACTTATCTTTTGAATGCTGCTACCGTTCTTAACGGAACCGTTACCCTGAATGCGCAAGGAAATCCTGATGCTGTATTTGTTATCAAAATCGTAGGTGCATTGTCTACAAGTACTTATGCCAATGTAGTATTGCAAAACCAGGCTCAAGCAAAGAATGTTTTCTGGAAAGTGGATGGCGCAATCAGTCTTAACGACTACGCAAACTTCAAAGGAACAGTGATTGGTAATAACGGTGCCATCAACCTTAATACGGGAACCGTGATAGAAGGCCGTGTTCTCAGTACTACCGGAGCGGTATCTACAGCGAGCATCAATGCAGTAATGACACCAGGATGTGATCTTTCAACATTAGCGGTAAGTTCATCTACTCATGTGAGTAAGCCAGCGAGCTTTTATCCAAATCCTTTTTCCTCAGTACTTAATATCATTCTGGATGATGCTGATAAGGGATCGGAATTAATGATTTTCGATGCCGCAGGATCTAAAGTTCTTGAGAAGCGTTTGTCTGATAAAAACACCCAACTTCAGGTAAAACTTCCGGCGGGAACTTATTTCTACCAATTGAAAAATAAAGATGGGAAACAGAAAGGCGGGAAACTGATTTCTAAACCTTAA
- a CDS encoding RtcB family protein: MEFNGNNLIELGYRPSKWFKDAIEHINENNLDENQITAYLEQFKQPDLIPLHETPKDFIINIKAEHESENDNVEKVINTMKVLMKTPTLVAGAIMPDACPTGPEGQIPVGGVVVAKNAIHPGFHSADICCSVMLTDFGKADPKEVLDAAHSITHFGYGGRPRGEQMEMSQELMDAFRENDFLNDEKLISIARSHMGTQGDGNHFLFVGISKNTGNTMLVTHHGSRAPGAALYDKGMKVANRFRQEISPETLKENAWIPYETEEGKSYWEALQLIRTWTKENHTSIHDAVLNKMNIEKENRYWNEHNFVFKDEDLFYHAKGATPLDDKFMPDITGPRLIPLNMSEPVLIVQGKTNERNLGFAPHGAGRNFSRTQHKKSLAHKTIEEVFAEETQGLDIRFFSNEIDISELPTAYKSAKNVRAQIEEYGLCEVLDEVLPYGCIMAGDVQKNAPWKKKKKFRKA; the protein is encoded by the coding sequence ATGGAATTTAACGGAAACAACTTAATCGAATTAGGATACAGACCATCAAAATGGTTTAAAGATGCTATCGAACATATCAACGAAAATAATTTAGATGAAAATCAAATCACAGCATATTTGGAACAATTCAAACAGCCGGACTTGATTCCGCTTCATGAAACGCCAAAAGATTTTATCATCAACATTAAAGCTGAACACGAAAGTGAAAATGATAACGTCGAAAAAGTAATCAACACCATGAAAGTTCTGATGAAAACTCCAACTTTGGTTGCAGGTGCGATCATGCCCGATGCCTGTCCGACAGGTCCTGAAGGTCAGATTCCCGTGGGTGGAGTTGTTGTGGCAAAAAACGCAATTCACCCTGGATTTCATAGCGCAGATATCTGTTGTTCAGTGATGTTGACAGATTTTGGAAAAGCTGACCCTAAAGAAGTTTTGGATGCAGCCCATTCAATTACGCACTTTGGATATGGAGGAAGACCGAGAGGTGAGCAGATGGAAATGTCTCAGGAATTGATGGATGCTTTCAGAGAAAATGACTTCTTAAATGATGAGAAATTAATCAGCATTGCACGTTCTCATATGGGAACTCAGGGTGACGGAAATCATTTCTTGTTCGTCGGAATTTCAAAAAACACTGGAAATACAATGTTGGTTACGCATCACGGATCAAGAGCTCCAGGAGCTGCGTTGTACGATAAAGGAATGAAAGTAGCCAACCGTTTCAGACAGGAAATTTCGCCAGAAACTTTGAAAGAAAACGCATGGATTCCGTATGAAACTGAAGAAGGAAAATCATATTGGGAAGCTTTGCAATTGATAAGAACATGGACGAAAGAAAATCATACTTCAATTCACGATGCCGTTTTAAACAAAATGAACATTGAGAAAGAAAACAGATATTGGAACGAACATAATTTTGTTTTCAAGGATGAAGATTTATTTTACCATGCAAAAGGTGCGACTCCGCTCGATGATAAATTCATGCCTGATATTACGGGACCAAGATTGATTCCGTTGAATATGTCAGAACCCGTTTTGATCGTTCAGGGGAAAACCAATGAGAGAAACTTAGGTTTTGCCCCTCACGGAGCCGGAAGAAATTTCAGCAGAACGCAGCATAAAAAATCATTGGCTCATAAAACCATTGAAGAAGTTTTTGCAGAAGAAACTCAAGGATTAGATATCCGTTTTTTCTCGAATGAAATTGATATTTCTGAACTTCCGACCGCCTATAAAAGCGCCAAAAACGTAAGAGCCCAAATCGAAGAATACGGTTTGTGTGAAGTGCTGGATGAAGTGCTGCCTTATGGATGTATTATGGCGGGTGACGTGCAGAAGAATGCGCCATGGAAGAAAAAGAAGAAATTTAGAAAAGCATAA
- a CDS encoding cold-shock protein encodes MADSFSKKENFKKKLQKQKEKAIRREDRKNTNDKGKSLDDMIMYVDANGQLTSTPPDNSNKSVIDLDNIQLGAAPIQEEDPIKSGIVTFFSDKGYGFITEDSSKENVFFHSNNCVDIIKKGNKVSFEKERSPKGFSAINIKIIR; translated from the coding sequence ATGGCGGATTCTTTCTCAAAAAAAGAAAACTTTAAGAAAAAATTACAGAAGCAAAAGGAAAAAGCGATACGTCGCGAAGACCGAAAAAACACCAATGACAAAGGGAAAAGTCTTGATGACATGATCATGTATGTAGATGCAAACGGTCAGTTAACAAGTACGCCTCCTGATAACAGCAACAAAAGTGTCATTGATTTGGATAACATTCAATTGGGTGCAGCTCCTATTCAGGAGGAGGATCCAATCAAGTCTGGTATCGTTACTTTTTTCAGCGACAAGGGCTACGGATTTATCACAGAAGATAGTTCTAAAGAAAATGTATTCTTCCACAGCAACAACTGTGTGGATATCATTAAGAAAGGGAACAAGGTATCTTTCGAAAAAGAAAGATCACCAAAAGGTTTCTCTGCAATCAATATTAAAATCATCAGATAG